A region of Nocardioides alkalitolerans DNA encodes the following proteins:
- the dnaA gene encoding chromosomal replication initiator protein DnaA, whose amino-acid sequence MENGAAELAKAWRSVLADLQVHQRAWLRASQPVTLHETTAIIAVPNEFTRAQLEGRLRSQLEGGLSDAFGHDVRIAVTIDPSLPVDLAPEDEDAPAAATAGAETFAGPSSAEPEPPAVDATRTSSASSGAETRLNPKYTFETFVIGSSNRFPHAAAVAVAEAPGKAYNPLMVYGDSGLGKTHLLHAIGHYVRSLYAGAKVRYVSSEEFTNEFINAVRDDRLDRFKRKYRDVDVLLIDDIQFLEGKTQTQEEFFHTFNTLHNANKQIVLTSDRAPKRLEALEDRLRSRFEWGLITDVQAPDLETRIAILRKKAAMDRLTAPPDVLEFIASKIQTNIRELEGALIRVTAFANLNRQGVDLSLAEIVLKDLIPEGGEPEITPAAIIAQTAAYFGVPIDELTGPSRGRHLVQGRQIAMYLCRELTDLSLPKIGQQFGNRDHTTVMYANNKINQLLAERRSVYNQVSELTNRIKMHARQGG is encoded by the coding sequence ATGGAGAACGGAGCGGCCGAGCTCGCGAAGGCGTGGCGATCGGTCCTCGCGGACCTCCAGGTGCACCAGCGGGCGTGGCTGCGCGCCAGCCAGCCGGTCACGCTCCACGAGACGACCGCGATCATCGCGGTCCCGAACGAGTTCACGCGCGCCCAGCTCGAGGGGCGCCTCCGCTCCCAGCTCGAGGGCGGCCTGAGCGACGCGTTCGGCCACGACGTGCGCATCGCCGTCACGATCGATCCGAGCCTCCCCGTCGACCTGGCCCCCGAGGACGAGGACGCCCCGGCCGCCGCGACCGCCGGCGCCGAGACCTTCGCCGGTCCGTCGAGCGCCGAGCCCGAGCCGCCCGCCGTGGACGCGACCCGCACCAGCTCCGCGTCCTCCGGCGCGGAGACGCGGCTCAACCCCAAGTACACGTTCGAGACGTTCGTCATCGGCTCGTCCAACCGCTTCCCGCACGCGGCGGCCGTCGCCGTCGCCGAGGCGCCCGGCAAGGCGTACAACCCGCTGATGGTCTACGGCGACTCCGGCCTCGGGAAGACCCACCTGCTGCACGCGATCGGTCACTACGTGCGCAGCCTGTACGCCGGGGCGAAGGTCCGCTACGTCTCCTCGGAGGAGTTCACCAACGAGTTCATCAACGCGGTCCGCGACGACCGGCTCGACCGGTTCAAGCGGAAGTACCGCGACGTCGACGTGCTCCTCATCGACGACATCCAGTTCCTGGAGGGGAAGACCCAGACGCAGGAGGAGTTCTTCCACACCTTCAACACGCTCCACAACGCCAACAAGCAGATCGTCCTCACCTCCGACCGCGCTCCCAAGCGGCTCGAGGCGCTCGAGGACCGGCTGCGCAGCCGGTTCGAGTGGGGCCTCATCACGGACGTGCAGGCACCCGACCTCGAGACCCGCATCGCGATCCTCCGCAAGAAGGCCGCGATGGACCGGCTCACGGCACCGCCGGACGTCCTCGAGTTCATCGCCTCGAAGATCCAGACCAACATCCGCGAGCTCGAGGGTGCGCTCATCCGCGTCACGGCGTTCGCCAACCTCAACCGCCAGGGCGTCGACCTCTCCCTCGCCGAGATCGTGCTCAAGGACCTCATCCCGGAGGGCGGCGAGCCCGAGATCACCCCGGCCGCGATCATCGCGCAGACCGCGGCGTACTTCGGGGTGCCCATCGACGAGCTGACCGGTCCGAGCCGCGGCCGCCACCTCGTGCAGGGCCGTCAGATCGCCATGTACCTGTGCCGCGAGCTCACCGACCTGTCGCTGCCGAAGATCGGCCAGCAGTTCGGCAACCGCGACCACACGACGGTCATGTACGCCAACAACAAGATCAACCAGCTGCTCGCCGAGCGACGCTCCGTCTACAACCAGGTCAGCGAGCTCACCAACCGCATCAAGATGCACGCCCGCCAGGGCGGCTGA
- the rpmH gene encoding 50S ribosomal protein L34, whose translation MSKRTFQPNNRRRHKVHGFRLRMRTRAGRAIITARRRKGRKSLTV comes from the coding sequence GTGAGCAAGCGCACGTTCCAGCCGAACAACCGCCGTCGTCACAAGGTGCACGGCTTCCGCCTGCGGATGCGCACCCGCGCCGGCCGCGCGATCATCACCGCGCGCCGCCGCAAGGGCCGCAAGAGCCTGACCGTCTGA